A region of Pongo pygmaeus isolate AG05252 chromosome 15, NHGRI_mPonPyg2-v2.0_pri, whole genome shotgun sequence DNA encodes the following proteins:
- the LOC129012917 gene encoding small acidic protein-like: MDGKLSGRYRRHCGLGFNKVEDHDGEGDVAGDDDDNDDDSPDPESLDDSESDSESEKEQSAEELQAAEHPDEMEDPKNKKDAKSNYKMMFVKSSGS; the protein is encoded by the coding sequence ATGGATGGTAAATTATCAGGAAGATATCGGCGACATTGTGGACTTGGCTTCAATAAGGTAGAAGATCATGATGGAGAAGGTGATGTGGCTGGAGATGATGATGACAACGATGATGATTCACCTGATCCTGAAAGTCTAGATGATTCTGAAAGCGATTCAGAGTCAGAGAAAGAACAATCTGCGGAAGAACTCCAAGCTGCTGAGCACCCTGATGAAATGGAGGatcccaaaaacaaaaaagatgcaaAAAGCAATTATAAAATGATGTTTGTGAAATCCAGTGGTTCATAA